Sequence from the Magnetovibrio sp. genome:
GACGGCGCGGTTGGTGTTTGCCTTGCTGGTGAGCCTCCTGGTCACGCCCATTCTCTTACCCATCATCCCTACCGAACCGGCAGCGCCGTCGGTGCTGGTTCTACTGCTGATTTCCGAAGTGTTGATCGGTGCGTTTTTGGGTACGATTCCGCGTATTTTTCTCGGTTCTCTGCAAACGGCGGGAACGATTTTGGCGATGGTGTCGTCAATGGCGAACTCGTTTATTCAAGATCCCATTTCTGAGCAGCAAAGCGCGGTCTTGTCGACATTCATCAGCACCGTAGCGATTACACTCGTATTCGTCACCGATACCCATCACCTGATGTTGATGGCGGTGGTGGACAGTTACAACCTGTTCGTGCCCGCGGAGGGCGTTCAGGTCGGAGACATGACCGACTACATCGCCCATCGCGTTGCCGACAGCTTTCGCATCGGGGTGCAAATATCTTCTCCGCTGGTGGTGTCGGGCGTGGCGTATTATCTTGTGTTGGGCATCATGGGGCGTTTGATGCCGCAGTTGCCGGTGTTTTTCTTCGGCATGCCCATTCAGATCGCCATGCAGATATGGATACTGATCCTGTCTCTCAGTGGAATGATGATAGTGTTCATGCGCTATTTCGAGGGCAATTTGTACAATTTCTTGATTCCACTGGGTTGATAGAGCCGTTGCGGGTATTGGGGTGATATGGCTGAGGAAGACGACTCCCAAAAAACAGAAGACCCGACCGCCCGAAAACTCTCCAAAGCACGAGAAAAGGGACAGGTCGGGACTTCGCAGGAAGTCAAAAGCTGGGCCATTTTGTTGGGCGCCGCGATGGGCTTAGCCGTATTGGCGCCGTGGACCATGTCGCACATCGCGGGCTATGCGGTGGGTTTCCTCCAACATATTGAGGACATTTCCGTTACGCGTGGGTCTGTGCCGTTGTTGATGGGCGATGTTTTCTTGGAATTGGGTATCGTTCTGTCGCCGCTGTTCGCCATGCTATTGATTTTGGCCTTCGTCGCCAACGTGGCGCAAACAGGTTTTTTGATGGCGCCGAGTAAGTTGGTGCCATCACTTGATAAAATATCCATCATTAAGGGCGTCAAGCGCATGTTCTCGCTGCGCTCGGTGATCGAATTTCTCAAGGGTTTGTTCAAACTGACGGTGATGGCGTTCGTGTGTTTTTCCATGACGCTGCCGTGGATGACGGATC
This genomic interval carries:
- the fliR gene encoding flagellar biosynthetic protein FliR, producing MLSELINLNLFAFLLIFARIGTAFSLMPGFGSQQVPMTARLVFALLVSLLVTPILLPIIPTEPAAPSVLVLLLISEVLIGAFLGTIPRIFLGSLQTAGTILAMVSSMANSFIQDPISEQQSAVLSTFISTVAITLVFVTDTHHLMLMAVVDSYNLFVPAEGVQVGDMTDYIAHRVADSFRIGVQISSPLVVSGVAYYLVLGIMGRLMPQLPVFFFGMPIQIAMQIWILILSLSGMMIVFMRYFEGNLYNFLIPLG